DNA sequence from the Cucumis melo cultivar AY chromosome 6, USDA_Cmelo_AY_1.0, whole genome shotgun sequence genome:
ATTCTCATTTTCCCTCCTTCCTATCATGAACAAAGATTAGGATTAATTAATAAGTGAGCTTGATCTGGGTGTCTCAGTAGTAGAGTCACATCTACAATTGGAACTCCATCTTTGAAGTTTCCATATCCTCATAATAGAGCATCTTGAACCGTGTAACCACAATATGGATGAAGGATTCTGTGAGATTCCTCACTCCTTTCTATACTAATTTAACTATCTTAATGGCAGAAACAGAGGCAACActctatatttatatatttataatgccAAATAACAATAGCTACAATATGAAAAGGGAAATAACAAGGAAATAACAACAAAAAACATAAGAACATACCAACTACTCTCTCTAGAGCTAGGGCAGACTCCCTCAGCCGCCAAAGGCTCTCCTCACCATTACATTCATCATATTTTTCATACCTACCCTGATCCCCTCCCCCTACTATTTATAGGACAAGTGCTTGAATAGGACAAAAGATAATATCCTGTCGGCCCTACCTGCTGCTCCACTATCCCAGTACCCcattttaattctttctttcatcCTTGCTGTCTTGTGTAATTATTTTTTTGCCCTTTTTCTTATACACATTAATAATAGGAGGCCTTATAATACCCCTGGGCTCCAAagtcaccttgtcctcaaggtggaatgAAGGAAACTGTTGGTTCATTGAGTACACGGACTCCCATGTTGCTTCAGTTTCGGGTAATCCTTTCTACTTCACTAGCCATTCATTTGCTCCCAATTCTGGACTCCAACGAATGCCCAATACGGTTTCAGGCCATAGTTGTAACTCAAATTCAGCTGTGAGCTTCGGTTGTTGTACTTGTACCGTGTGATTTTTGCCCAGTTTAAGTTTTAACTGGGAGATATGGAAAACATTGTGAATTGATGCTTCTGGGGGAAGATCAAGTCTATAGGCAACCTCCCCTATGGTTTCAGTGATGCGATACGGACCACAGTACCTAGAAGCTAATTAGGAGCTAATTTTTCGGCCCTTTTCTTTGCTAATGAGCGTTGATGGTATGGCCTCAGCTTGAGAAAGACTTCATCTCCTACTTTAAACTTGAGTTCCCTTCTCTTCGTGTCTGCCAACTTCTTCATTCTGTTTTGAGCTATAGTTAGATTTTCTTTTAACGCATTAATAGCCAAGTCCCTCTCTTTCAACAATACTTCGACCTCATTATTAGGTGTCTTCTTCTCTCCGTAGGATATTAAGGGTGGTGGAGGTCTACCATAAACGGCTTGAAAGGGAGTTGTGCGTGTGGAAGCATGGAAGGTGGTATTGTACCATAATTCAGCCCATGGTATGAACTGGTTCCATTTACTAGGCTGCTCATTACAGAAACACCTTAAATATGTTTCCAAACACTGGTTAACTCTTTCCGTCTGTCCATTTGTTTATGGATGAAACGCCGTGCTTCGTTTGAGTATGGTATCCATAGTATAGAACAACTCCTTCCAAAAGTTGCTAAGAAAGATTTTGTCCCTATCCGATATGATCGACTTAGGAATGTCATGCCTTCTGACTATCTTATCAATGAATTTCGCTGCTACTTGCTTTGCTGAGAAAGGATGTTTCAAAGTGATAAAATAAGCGTATTTGCTCAATCGATCGACCACGACCATAATAACATTCATGCCCCCTGCTTTAGGAAGCCCTTCTATGAAGTCCATAGTCCAATCTTCCAAGATACGGTCGGGTATGGGTAGCGGTTGAAGAACTCCCGCCGATTTGGTCGCTTCATATTTATTTCGTTGGCAGATTTCACATTGTTCTACATAATTCTTAACACCTGTTTTCATTCCTTTCCAATAAAGCTCGCCACTCATCCGTTTGTATGTCCTTAGAAAACCTGAATGGCCTCCAAAGATAGAGTCATGAAAGGTGTGTAAGAGGCTGGGTATAAGTGAAGATGATTTAGACAAGACTACCAGTCCCTTGTATAGTAACTTGCCATTCACCAATGAGTATTTTCCTTCCGGTGGAGGGTTAACTTGAAGTTGTTGTGCTATTTGTTGGagttcttcatctttctcaactTCCTTTGTAACTATTTCCATATCCACAATTCCTGATGTGGACATTGTATTCAACTCCAATGGATGTTCCACTCTTGAAAGTGCATCGGCTGCTTTATTTTGGAGTCCTGGTTGATATATAATCTCAAAGTCATATCCCAACAGTTTGGTTAACCATTTTTGAAACTGTGGTTGAACCTCCCTCTGCTCCAATAGAAATTTTAGAGCTTTTTGATCCGATACAATGGTAAACCTTCTTCCTAGGAGATAATGTCGCCATTTCTGTACTGAGAGTACTACAACCATCAATTCTCTTTCGTAGATGGATTTGGATTGGGCCCTTGGTGATAACTTTTGGCTGAAGAATGCGATGGGATGGTCGTTCTGAGATAGGACTGCTCCTAAACCGCTGCCTGAAGCATCAGTTTCTATCATAAAGGGTAAGGACCAATCGGGTAGTGCTAGCACAGGTATTGTAGTCATAGCTGTTTTCAAACTTTCAAATGCAAGTGTAGCCTCTTCATCCCATTTGAAAGCGTTTTTCTGCAACAGTTTGGTCAAGGGTGCTGCGATCTCTCCATAACTTTTGACAAAGCGTCTGTAGTACCCCGTCAGCCCTAAAAATCCTCTTAAACCTGTTATATCTTTAGGTTGGGGCCATTGTAGCATGCTTCGTACTTTACCCTGATCTGCTTCTACCCCATTTTTTGAAATGATATGGCCTAAGTATTGTATTTGGGAATGGGCGAACACACATTTTTTTCGATTAGCATATAACTGGTTATCCCTCAATATTTCAAAAACCATCCCTAAGTGTCTCTCATGCTCAGTTATGTCCGAACTATAGACAAGTATATCATCAAAGAAAACCAGTACACAACGTCTGAGGAAGGGCTTAAATACCTGATTCATGAGAGATTAGAAGGTGGCAGGAGCGTTTGTCAATCCAAACGGCATGACCAGAAATTCATAGTGGCCTTCATGTGTTCTAAACGCAGTCTTCTCAATATCTTCTTCCTTCATTCGAATCTGATGATAGCCTGACTTTAAGTCCAACTTGGAGAACACCGTGGCCCTATGTAATTCATCAAGAAGTTCTTCAATGACCGGAATGGGAAATTTATCAGCTATTGTGATTTTGTTCAGTTTTCTATAGTCCACACAAAACCTCTAACCaccatcttttttctttaccAACAACACGGGGCTTGAAAAAGGGATGTGACTGGGCCTGATTATTCCGGTCTGAAGCATTTCTGTAACCAGTTTCTCTATCTCTTCCTTCTGATTATGGCCGTACTTATATGGTCTCACATTGATCGGTTTTTGTTCTAGCAAAGTGAAGATGCGATGATCTACAGCTCTCTTGGGTGGTAAGGTTTTAGAAATGTCAAACAAATCAGAATATTGGTTTAGTAAGAATTGAATCATCGGCAATTCTTCCTCATCACCATGCTGGCTCTGTGTTTTGCTTTCCTTGGAATCATTTTCTGTCTCATAATTTTGCCAATCAATCAGAAAACCCTGGTCTTCCTCATCCCATGTTTTTTCTAAAGTCTTCAGTGAACATTCGGCTCGAATCAAGGCAGGGTCCCTCTTTAGAACTACCTTGTTTCCTTCCTTCCAAAAGACCATTGTTAATGATGGCCAGTGTACCTTTATGGTACCAGTTGTATCCAGCCATTGCATTCATAATACGATATCCACCTTTCCTAATCCACGGCCAACAAATCAGCCACAATCGTCAGTCCTTCAAGTTGGATTTCGACTCTGCTACAAATGCCCTTCCCTTTACAACTCGTGCCGTCCCCAATTATAACTCCAAATTGAGTGTTCCTGTCCATAGGGATCTTCTTTTCCTTGACCAGCTCATAGTGGATGAAGTTGTGGGTTGCCCCACTGTCAGTTAAGACGATTATCTCCTTCCCCTTGACTACTCCCCTCAGTTTCATAGTTCCCTTGGTTGTCAGGCTGGTAATAGCACGGTATTCTATCACAGCTTCATCTAATGCCTCCAGCTGTTTGATTTCCAAGGGCTCTGCCTTTTGTGTGTCTGAACCTTCCCCTTCTCCTAtactttcttcttcattcaagATAAAGAGCATGAGCtcccttttctcttttattttcaGCGGTGCCCATGAGAATATTTCTCCTTACATCTAAAACAGAGTCCCTTGTCTAGGCGTGATCTAAACTCTGCATCAGAAAGTCTCTTAACCGGCGGTTCTCCCTTTTGATAACTTCCTTTTAGAGGTATCGTGATTTGTTTCATTTGGAACTCATTTTTCCTCAGATTTCCTTTGTCATTGTTTCAGGGGGCCTTAGTATTAGTGGCTTcacctcttttcgactctgaaaTCCCCATCTCTGCTTGTGCCAATTTGAGGGCCAAATTTCGGACGTTAACCAACTGGGCTGCCATCATGCATTCTTCTAATGTTCGAGGGTAGCGACTCATCACTTCTGCTTGCAGCACCGGTTCTAATCCTGTCAAGAAGGCATCACGAAGTACGCTTTCTGCCATGTGAGGAAGGGGTGCCGAGTAGTTCACAAACTTCTTGACATAATCGTTGTAAGATCCCTCTTGCTGAATCCGTATAAGTCTGGCCCCCAAACTCTTCTGTCCCGTGTCTCTGAAGAACTCAAACATTCGAGTCTTTAAATCCTTCCACGATTTCACCTTTTTTCGGTTGTGACTCCATCTGTACCAATCTACTTCATCTTGTCCAAAGCTTACCACAGCCACCTTGACTTTTTCAGCTTCCGGCAGGTTATTGATCTCAAAGAAATTTTCTGCACGGTATACCCAAGATTCTGGATTTTCTCCCAAAAACATGGGCATTTCCAACTTCTTGTACTTGCTTCGATCAACCATAGTGGTGTTAACTTCAGTGGTTACGTCCATCTCTTCCATTTTGCCCTTCATCTTCATGATGGATCTGTCGGAGGTACCAGactcttccttcttcttatAAGATTAATTTTCTCTCAACTCATCTGCCAGCCTATccatactttttttttcatttcgaGCATCATTTCCTTAAGGCTCAGCACTTCCTTTTCTGTTCCTTCCAACTTCTCTTCCATTTGCCGCTGCGCCATTAGCCTTGTAGTTACTCCCAGCTTATcgtggctctgataccaattgtgaGATTCCTCACTCCTTTCTATACTAATTTAACTATCTTAATGGCAgaaacagaggcagcactctgtATTTATAATGCCAAATAACAGTAGCTACAATATGAAAAAGGGAAATAACAAGGAAATAACAACAGAAAACATAAGAACATACCAACTACTCTCTCTAGAGCTAGGGCAAACTCCCTCAGCCGCCAAAGGCTCTCCTCACCATTACATTCATCATATTTTTCATACCTACCCTGATCCCCTCCCCCTACTATTTATAGGACAAGTGCCTGAATAGGACAAAAGATAATATCCTGTCGGCCCCACCTGCTGCTCCACTATCCCACTACCCcattttaattctttctttcatcCTTGCTGTCTTGTGTAATTACTTTCTTGCCCTTTCTCTTATACACATTAATAATAGGAGGCCTTACAGATTCATTCAAAGGATGTATCTGCTTAATTGAAGTCTATCTTTAGGTATGGCATTCTCATTATATCTTATAACCTTATATCTTTTGTAGATTTTCTTTTCAGACAGATATAAGACTAGAAGGTAAAGCAATTTAGCCTCTACAATTACTAGAACTTAAGCTTCTAAATTTCAGTCAAACTGAAGGGTCAGCAACAAGGTGCAGACATTATCACAAAAGTTCATTCCACCAAAAAAACCTGTCTTTTATTACCTTAGTTTATGTAGAAGAGGCTAAAATGGTCTACAATCAGCCTATCTTTAGGTATGGCATGCTGTTTATACGATAAGCTTGTTCTCTGTCGAAAAGAAAACTACAAATACACTGGTCTACAATCAGTATCAATGGATTTTTTCACCGCATCCATCACTAGCTGTGTCTTCCTGCTTATCTGTGGCCACTTGCTATCAGGACAACACCCTGTGGTTCTTATTACTTGTACAAGCCTCGAGAACTCTGCAATCATCAGAACCTCTTGTGGTATCTCATTGGCCACCTCAACTTCCTCCGGTTTTGTGTTCCATCCAATATGGAGTTCTGCAAATTTTGCTCCCAAGGTGATATCAAATGATGCCGAAGTCTCTTGGTAAGGGATGATGAAGTCATAAACGTTCACCGATCCATGAGTACCAGTTATGGTTATGTCCATGCTGGTATGAGATAGGAAAGAACAATGAATTGTGGCAGTTGTTTCTTTTGATGATTTGCCCCAATGAAGGGAGGCTGTGCAGGACAAGATAACACCCGCTGAGTTCTTGGTAACATCTGGTAGTGCACGGACTTGTATTGGCAATTCGTAGTTTTTTGCCCACAAGAGTGCTCCAATGCAGTACCAGGCCAAGTCTCCCAATGCACCCAAAGCATCCAGGTCCGGTTTTACTCTTATATCTTCTTCAAGAAACTGTTTTGTTGCTGACGTTGTTGATGAGCTGTGAATCTTGAAATTGCAAACAGATACTTGGTCACTTGCTGCATTTAGAGGTTTTGCTGGCTAAAATCTATCTTCTTACATGAATGGTTCAACTTCTACCAGAACTCAATTACCTCGTTAACTTTTCAGCTTTGTTTCTAACTAGTTCCtactatttattattaatactaTAATTCAAGTATTGTTGTGATTGTGACACACTAATTGAACCTAAAAAGGATGATTTAACTTGGGTCAAAAAGTTCGTAAGGATCGTTGGTCAACTCTATTTTCTTGCTTAACATATCCTACCaaatcattattttttattctaacCAACATGACATCAAGAGTGTTACTTATTAGAATTAAAAtctaaagtttaattaaaaccTCTCAAAGTTCCAGgttctaaatttaaaatttagccTCATGTAGATATTTGAAAAGTAGTTAAATCTAGATTTTGAAGTTGGGAAAAAATCTTACATAGTTAACATAGCCAAAAAGCTTAGGATCGGAGATAATCTCTTCCATTTTGGCAGTTCGAGGGTGATGCAGCCACATAGATCCATCCATGAACTGCACACCGTTCGACTCACAGGCATCAAGAATCTGATCAAGCTCTTCAACATCAAGCGCTGTAGGTTTCTCCAAGAGAATGTGCTTCTTCTTCTCAGCAGCCAAAATTGCCCACCGCCGGTGAAGGCTGGTAGGCAGTGGCATGTAGACGGCATCCACACAAGGGTCATCGAGAATCTGATTGTAGCTTCCATACACCTTGACGGTTTCTGGCAAGCCATTGACAGCAGCGAAGTTCAAGGCCTTGTCAAGTGATCGACTGGCAACGGCGGTGACGGCAGAGTTGGGTGCTGAGTTTATAGCTCTGGCCACTTTTCTGGCAATCTCAGCACAGCCGACAATGCCAAATCGGATCGGGTTCTCGGCCATCTGTGGTTGCTATCGATGACTGAAGAGCTGGGAAAGATGTGAAGAAATGGAAGGATTATCACTATAGAAAGAAAGGAGATGgtagttttattattttgggGTATGCATTCGTGGATGGTGATAGGCATGGTGTCTGTTTGTGATTGGTTAAGGGAAGGATAAAAGCTGATATGGCAATATGGATTTTGTATGGTTGAGATCCATGGCTTGCTCTTAACTTGATCACCCTTCTTTGTAATTATGAGATTTAGACTTTTGCTCTCCTTTTATCAATTTGTAGCTTTGAATTCTTCTCTATAACAATAATCCCCATGAAAGTCTACCTTGTTCAACCTTGGTTGGATTATAGAGACTTCAGTGTCAAAAGGCAATTTTGTAGAATGACACATTTTTGcataaggttttttttttttttttcttttttttttttttttaactgcTTAAGTTTAGATGATCTTTTTAAAGTTTGGTGTATGTTTGAAAGAATCAAAATTcctttttgttatatttatataatcgCTCTAGAACAcctcttcaatcactaaaagtgatttaatttttaaatttagacctataaatgtaattaaattatttttgaacaaataattaaaagaatatcTGAAGGTGATTTCAAAGGTGGTTAATCTCCTAGGTTGGTCCATGATCCTCTTGTCTATCATTTGCTTATTACTTGGAAAGGGTAGCTTTTTAGttataacaataacaatatttTGCATTTCTTTTCATAGTTGCAACTTTTTACAAACAAG
Encoded proteins:
- the LOC103496207 gene encoding uncharacterized oxidoreductase At4g09670-like; the encoded protein is MAENPIRFGIVGCAEIARKVARAINSAPNSAVTAVASRSLDKALNFAAVNGLPETVKVYGSYNQILDDPCVDAVYMPLPTSLHRRWAILAAEKKKHILLEKPTALDVEELDQILDACESNGVQFMDGSMWLHHPRTAKMEEIISDPKLFGYVNYIHSSSTTSATKQFLEEDIRVKPDLDALGALGDLAWYCIGALLWAKNYELPIQVRALPDVTKNSAGVILSCTASLHWGKSSKETTATIHCSFLSHTSMDITITGTHGSVNVYDFIIPYQETSASFDITLGAKFAELHIGWNTKPEEVEVANEIPQEVLMIAEFSRLVQVIRTTGCCPDSKWPQISRKTQLVMDAVKKSIDTDCRPVYL